The DNA window CGTTACATCTGACCTTGGAATTAAACAGACAGATGTAAACACCAAGCACAGTAGCCTAAACCATACAGCTTTTGTAGgcctatttcattttttttaaagcaatttaaaaaaatgaccgcgaaatttaaaatgtaaatatcaatGCATCTTGATATTTACAATTTATGTACTTTACGTTTTAACATTTACTATTTCGATGATGCTACGCTAGTGTATGCTACGCTGATAGGAGGACCACAGAATTTGGACAGCCTCTCAGGCTGCTAAATCAAGGAAGTGACGTTTACGAATGCGGAGACTGGCAGGCAGCGGCTAAGCAATGCTAAATTGAGAACTGACAGTACGACCGTACGTACGCTCTTAGTATTACACAGAGAACAGTCAAGTCGAGTACATGTGTTTACACCGGGGGCACGGCAAAATCTCACAAGGGAACCATGGCGTCCATGTCCGTGAAATTTTCGCGTTTGCTCTGGAGTAAGGGGAATTTGCCAAAACTGGTTATTAGCTGCAGCGCTTTGGACTCACAATGTGCATATTGTAAGTACGGCGAAAGGACTCAGCAGTCGAGGTGGTCTAGTTCGCTGGTTCGGAGTTTTCCTTCGTTCAATGTGTCAAACAGAATGAAGCAGAACTTGGCACACCAAAACTGGACCCAAGGAACGGCGGCAATGTGCACCAGTTCTGATGGCGATCACGACATGACCAACTGGCTTTGGTCTGTttataatgaaaccaaaaaacagacagaaggtAAGCCGATGGTTTCTGAAGTTTTTATAATGGCAGGTATGTTACTTGGCATGGCGGGATGTCCCATACCCAGACAGCACTTTTCAGGttcttacagaaataaccacaatgaccacggGGAACCACAGAATACACTAATAAAACACGATGTAGTTAGTCTAGCAATTTATAGCTTGATCGATGACTACTTGCTAGCTAGTGGAATGGCACTCCGGTGTCATTGGTTGCTGTGTGGTGTGCTTGGTTTGATAATATCGATTCTAATGAAAAAACGCCTTTCTTTTCGCAAGCCTTATTTAAGCCTTGTGCTCGGTTTCGGTAAAATTGagcttttaaagtttttttttttgtagaaaacGAATGGCACTTTTAGAAGATGTATTTCATAACCAGCGAATAAACCAGTGTAAATTTGGTTCTTCTTCTGTTTGTGGCTTATCATCTATATTTGCTGTATATTTTCTTGCCTATATGGTTTATTTGAATATtagataaatattaaaaataattgagtGTCCGTTCAAAAcaatatacattaaataatCCACTGCATAAAAACCTTGTTTTCACAGATAAACATAGTTTATACATAATCTAATTTATAACATGTTTGCCTCGCGGCAAAGGGACGTCGCACTGTTTATGTTTTAGGTAGGACTAGCTACGGGGTTTGGTATCACAATATTATGTTGATCTTGCGGACAATAAGGGCTTGCATTCGTCTCGGATTGACTGGCGAGTTGGGGAAATGACTGCAGGGACGCACAGAAGTTTGACAGCTACTGTTGCAGTTCTCTGTATAGCCCTCAAGAACAGGATGGTTAAACTCAGGCCTTGAGTACCTGCATTGTACCTGCTTAATGAAACCTTACTTGGAAAGAAATTGTGCATGCAATGGACTCAATTCTCAGACAATTATGTCTTTATATAATCATAATGGCATGTATAGCATGTCAAATATCAAATAGTTGAACGTAATTAATAATTGATGATTGGTTATAtcctaacttttttttgttgcagatttGATCCCAGTAATATCGAGTAACTCTGTGAACCCTGACACGATCTTTGCCAACAATGAGATAAGCCTCCAAGACATTGAGATCTACGGCTTTGACTACGACTACACCCTGGCGTTCTACTCCAGCCATTTACACACGCTGATATTCAACATCGCGAGAGACATCCTCATTCAGGAACACAGGGTAAGGGGCCTCTTCCTCCGTATCTTAGCCATGCAGGAAGTGATAAATCACTAGCGTTATCTTAGTGATGATAATAAATGTTAATGGACAAGGTGAgattaatgaaacaaaaaatctaCGTGTCATGGCGGCACACGAGCGAGTATTACATGCTGCCTTTCGGAGAACGTTTGTTTAACAcgtacattttcttttgctaaAAGTACCCTGAGGGGCTACGGGACTATGAATACATCCCAGATTTTGTCATCCGGGGACTGCACTATGATGTACAGAAGGCAAGTCTTTCTCAGCGTGCATTTACTTCACCGTGCTGCccaattttaaatattcaggaTGCATACATCATAATCTATCAAAATAATGCCCTTTGTCCTTTTCTTCTAATGTGTTTTCTCTTTGGTTTCAGGCTTTGTTAATGAAGATCGATGCATTTCACTATATTCAGTTGGGAACGGTGTACAGGTAAGTGGATAATGTGTCCCTATATTAGGTGAGGAACAGTTCATAGGTAAGTGTGTTCCCAAACAGTAAATTTGTCTCTAATATATATCCCTGTATACGATTCAGCAATTTAGCATATTTGCCGTTTCCATCCAGggaatttgttttttgcaaacagcaaccattattttgcatttcccACCTAACTTTCAACTTAGTAACAATGTTTACCATCATTTTCATGCAgtgctgattttcattttccatgttgCCGAAAACTCAGAGTCAGCATTCTTTAGCGAATTGAAAACGCAGCCAGTGTAACAGAAGCGTGacggcggtgtgtgtgtgtgtgtgtgtgtgtccctgtgccttCTCAGGGGCCTTCACCCAGTGACAGATAAGGAAGTCATCGCGATGTACGAAGGCTCCCACGTGCCCCTGGAGATCATGAGCGACTTCTACGGCAAGGTCAGTCTGGGTCCGACGCTACCACTCCTCCCCAGGCCAGGCTATGCATTTGTGATGTAATAATACACACTGAGCGAGTCTGAGaccacagcaaaaaataaaaaatgtatatatgtattaatTATGGTCACAGCTGAAGTGAAAAGGCACACCTTTCATTCCAGTTATACCTAATACCTAAGATATGCAACTATTTCCTTGTGTGCCTGGTCCACAGGGAACCCATCTGACCCAACTGTGACTTATCATTGCATTATAATTTCACAGACACTTTTATCTGAAGCGATGCAAGTgcataagtgcataccaaaggtcattggcaAAGCTACCGAACACAGGGCAGATAAGATACAATTCTCATTAAGTATCAGTTATTTATAGCCATGAACATGAAGTCTAGTTCacgcagtaagcataggctatgTGTGTAAAGTTACAGAAAGTCATAAACtggaagtgaggcatgattacacGAGATGTGATAAAGAGCTACAACGCCAAGATGATGATACATAAAAGTGctagatgaagatacaagtgccTCATGAAAGTGAGAGATCAGGATACAGGTGTTTTAAGAGAGTGATACTAGATTGGGAGTAACCCTGCGCAGGAGTAGTACCCATAGTCAGGTGACCCCTGGTCATGTGATTAACCCATTGCCCCTCCTCTTGTTCAGAGCTCCCACGGCCTCACCATGAAGCAGTTCATGGACATTTTCTCCTTGCCCGAGATGAACCTGCTCTCCTGCGTCAACGACTACTTCATGAAGCACAACATCGACTACGAGCCTGTCCACCTCTACAAGGACGTGAAGGTGAGGCACGGCTTCTGGTGCTGTAGGCCCGGAAGAAGCAGCGTGTGTTCGCGCTCGATGACGCATTTCTCAGTGCTTCGTACCTGGCCTCACGGTTCCAGGTGTTATATTGAAAAAGAGGAAAGGCGTGCTATTTTGGTGGGGTACAAAGCAGCACAAGGACGTTTTCTTCACCCCTGATTTTTGGCCCTCTCATTGGGTGGATGGAATGGGTCTGGCTCCCTTTTTCGCTCTTGATTTGGGTCCTGCTGTGAAGTCATCTGAATACAGTCGCATGCAGAATTTCTTCTTTCGCCCTTGTGGACTAATCGATGGATCGGTGAGcaagccatgaaaaaaaaaaaaaaaaaaaggataacaaataaaacatcGGTGCAGTTCTTTCTGTCCTTTGCGTCTGATTGGTCTCCCTTTTCGTGTTTGCTAACCTCAGGCCTTTCTCATTGACAGGCGGCAATAGGAGACGTGCACATAAAGGGCATGATGTACAGGGCTGTGGAGGCTGACATCGGTAATCAATGCGAGCTCTTGCACCTGCAGTCGGAGTCGACATTGTGGCTGGGATTGCGAGAGGCTGCAAATTAGCTCTTAGGTTATGTTTGGGATAATACCCGACAGCAACGGTGAAAGGATCTGTGGAGAATAAAGAATGTGTATggtttatatactgtacagtatttctATTGGTTGTCTTAAAATAATTGTGCTCAAGACTTTTGTGTTCTTCGCATACATGGGTGCTTTGTTCCAAACCCTTTCTGTAGAATGGTTCAGCTTAACTGTTTGTGAGGCTTTCTCTCTTTGTGTAaatgcgtgtatctgtgtgtgattgagtatTTGTCCTTGTAGAGAAGTACATCTGTTATGGCGAGCAGACATACGCCGTGCTGAAGATGTTGTCGGAGAACGGGAAGAAGATGTTCCTCATCACCAACAGCCCCTTCGactttgtgtgagtgagaccaGCATTCACAACTAGGCAAAGGAGCACGCTGCACAcatgtatatgtacacacagacacgcacacacacagatgtacacacagacacacaacagacacacacacatgcgcgcacacacacacacacatacacacacacctgctttaTAAAGTGCACTCTTATGTATAGAAGACGACATCCACCAAGATATGTATTAAACTGACTGTCAATGTCACAATGGAATCATCTGAAGCATAATCTGCACCTCTATCTTTGCTGAAATTAACCATACAATCTTACAGTGTGGCAAGACATCCATGCTAATGTTCATCCTGTTGTAGCATAATGCAGCATTTGCTCTCAGTAACCCAGTGCAGGTAAATCGTTTGGCCTCTTCTTGTTCACGGTGATCACATTTTGATTTTGCTGTGATTTGTGGCTCCTCAGGGATCGGGGAATGAAATACATCGTGGGGCAGGACTGGAGGGACCTTTTCGATGTGGTCATTGTGCAGGCCGACAAGCCCGGGTTCTTCAACGACAGGAGGAAGTAAGAGTGGGCGACAGAAGCTAATGAGTTTCATTTGATTCACTGGCTGAATATAAAGCAGCCGACCTAATGACGTAACGACATTAAAGCTACCTCTTCCTCCGTTGTCCTCTGAGTCTTAGATGTCACAGGAGTctgttaatatttatttgcgAACAGCAGAACGCTAATGAACGAATTTCAGGCGAGCGATACTCTGTCACTGAGCTATGAACTGACCTTTAGGAGGACATCTGTCGGAATTATCGTTGCATTAAGAACAGATGCATCAGTTGGATTGGTCTCTGGGGAGGCCCCTTCTTTCCAGTAATTTAATATAGCCCCTGAAAATGCTGCCTTTTCTTGATacttttcttgtgtgtgtgtctgaacacAGACCCTTTCGGCGGTTGACCGATAACGGGGTGCTGCTTTGGGACCGGATCCACCATCTGGAGAAAGGACAGATCTACAAGCAGGTGCGAGAGCTCGCTCTCCATAGATAACTCTGCACTCACAATgagacagggacacacagatCCTTCAGGCTGTCTAAAGATATCAGATTCTGAATTCTTAGCAATGTTCAGAATATTTCTGTCAATGTTCTCAACTTCTGAATTGATTGTACAAACCAGGCCTTTCTGTTAAGTGGGACACATGACTAGCTTAGTTTTAGTGTCTGTGACATGGGTTAGGGCCCGGTTCTTTTATATGCCTACATACAGTGACATTAATGGACGACAAGCTAGCTTGATAGCAGTAAAGCTATCTGCTTGGCTAGCTAAAACTAGGTTGTGTGTGGCTTTTGGTGTTTTGGCTTGTTGTTTGCTTGTTAGTCTAGAAACTGCAATATATGGATTTTATATATGCAAGTAATATAATTTCTCTAATGCATGCATAATACTCCCACACAAAGCTGTTCCCCTCCATTTTAGGGCAACCTGTATGAATTCCTGCGGCTGACTGGCTGGAGAGGGTCTAAAGTGCTGTACTTCGGAGATCACATCTACAGTGACCTGGCTGTGAGTGCTAGCATGCCGAGCATGTTTTTATACCTGCATCACTGTTACACAGCGGTAGGCTAGGCAGTGAGCACTAATGCATTTTGGGAGTTTTAATGTCACCCTTAGTGTCCCTCGCTGCTCGTAAGGGACATCCCCTGCCATCCTGCCTCCCAATTGAATCCCAATCGTTTTAAAGGCCTCTCTTTAGATTGTACCTTGACCTTGAGCCCCTTTGGCGTGGTGGGTGTTCgacccttgacctctgacctctgacctctgacccgcAGGACCTGACGCTGAAGCACGGCTGGCGGACGGGGGCCATCATCCCGGAGCTGAGGAAGGAGATCAAGATCATGAACACGGAGGAGTACGTCCACACCATGACCTGGCTGCAGAGCCTGACCGGCCTGGTGGAGCACATGCAGGTGGGGGAacagggggggacgggggacgcaGAGGATGTACATAATTTTCACTGTGGTACTGAGTGTCAGACATGTTAGCCAGTAGCTGGGTGTTTTTCTACAGATCCTGGTCTCAGTAGTGTTTTACAGGCTCTGTCCGCCCTCCACCTTACAGGTCCATAGAGACCCCGCCTCTCAGGCAGTTGTCCAGGAGTGGatcaaggagagagaggaaatgaggtactgcagagcatgctgggtGGAAGGGCACCGATCCACTGCATAGTTCATGACTTTAAGCGGATTGTTTAAGTTATGTACTGGACCTTAAACCCTAATGAATCTGACTTGTTAAACGTAGTAGGCCTACATCATGCTAGTAGAGTTGGTCCTTCACGAAGATTACGTTTTGTTCCATGATTGAAGGGTTCCATGCAATCAAAAATGGGCACTGCAGGGGTTCAAAGTAATTTGACATggtcaaatttaaataaaaaataattaattttatgttaaatgtaaatgtacatggCTTTCCATGGAAACAATAACTGAAAGTGTTCGTATTAGTAAGTAACTAACCGACCCACCTCCCCGTGTTCTCCCGCCACCGCAGGTCACGAACGAAGAGCATCTTCAACGCGCAGTTCGGGAGCCTCTTCCGCACCTACCACAACCCCACCTACTTCTCCCGCCGGCTCTCGCGCTTCGCCGACATCTACATGGCGTCCCTGAGCTGCCTGCTGCGCTACGACCTGCGCCACACCTTCTTCCCCCGCCGCACCCCGCTGCAGCACGAGGCCCCCTACTGGCCGGAGACGACCAGCGCCGGCGCCATGAACATCCCCTTCTGGGGAGAGGCAGGGCGGGCCAAGCCCGAGTAGGGGAGGGGaccggggggggcggcggggggtggtgggggggggaccccgTCTGGGGCTGGAGAGGGTGGCCCTGGGTTCCCCTGGAGCTCTACGTACGCACGCTCGTCTGCTGAACGCACTCATTGTGTACGCAGAGCAGCTTTTCCTGGACTGTTCCCTCCTGTCCAGCCAAACaggtgtgatttttattttattttattttttgcaggtgTGATTTTCAGACCTGTAAACTCAGGTTTTACAAGGGGAAGCAATATTTTTAAGGTCCCCGTGCTATTAGTTCTGCTGGAAAAATATCTGCACTTTACATACTGCTGTCATTTAAAGGGAAACACATTCAcccattttccaaaaaaaaaaacgtagaaAATATCAGTGCTTTACAGTATTTTGGACACATTGCCAAGCATATCCTTAAAAGCAGCTTGTGAAATAATGCTCAGGGGTTGAAAAGCTGTACTCAGGAAGTGAAGCAAGGGCATGCAGAAACTGCATGGCTGTACTCTGCACACGCATGAGCCTCATTTCCAAAGCTCATAGGAGGCAGAGCAGCTATGTATCTAAAGCAATaatccagtgtgtgtgtttaaaggtaCTGGTGCAGTCAGAGTTCTTAAGAATGTGATTTTAATGCATGATGCTTGTGTTGCACTGCAAATCTGCAGTAAAATGGCCACTGTCTCCTCCTGCTGTGTGTTGGGTATCGGAGCACAGGgctgtaatgtgctgtgctgtggacCCGATTCACAGTCCTCCCTTTTCAAAGCGTTGTGCTCTGAGATAAGATCCTTAAAATGAGGTTTGAGGAAGTGGACCcttttctgtggggaaaaaaaagatccaaTCTCTTCAGTGTTTTGCCTTATGCCGGGCACTGTGCATGTTTTAGGTGAAGTGTGGACAATGCACTGCTTATAACTTATAATCCTTATAACTGATCCACTCTGCAtttctcacactcatacatttATGCATTAGGAACAATTATGCATTCTGCATGCATTAGGGAAACTTCTatgcatataaaaaatatttaagacaTCCATACATCAGAGAATTACAGGGTAGCACCGCCCTGGGGAGAGGTCTGATATTGTTGGGGCGCAGTAGATTTAACTGCATGCACTTTCCCCCTTACTCAATATCCTCTTCCTTCCTTCATTGGTCACGACTTTGTTTCACATGAAGACAAGATGGCCGTATTTTACTGAAGAAGGTATTTTTGGTTCCACTTTAGCACTTGCTTTGTTGTTGTGATATGTATCACCtcatcaaaatatatatatcaatttTTGATATATAATTGTTAATAGTTTTATAGTTTTTGGTATGAAGTGTTCTGGATTTAGGCTATGGAGCTGTGTAAccaagtgcttttttttaagCCATTGATATGGAATTCAGggattgaacaaaaaaaaagcaagcataCCTCTTAAGGCCTGTATTATTAAAACAAGTCTAATACACAGCACTTTAGGCTGTTCAAATACTGGCTGAAATCagtgtgaagttttttttttctcttcaagaCTTAAAAGGTAAATGTTGATTTACTGGATTTAGTGTTAGGTACTTGAGTGAGCTGTCAATCGGAATCTGTTTCATGCTTATGAAATACTTAGTCTTTAGTTtcgctttagttttttttgcctttttgagTGTTTGCTACGTTTATTTATTAAAGATGGCCGATGCCGCTTGCTTGGATCGTCTCCCTTAATTTTGTTCCATGTGAATGTTGTGTTTACAGAATGGTTTTATGATTCGTGACCAGAATAACAttgtccactagatggcagcagtATGACTGCATACACAGAGAAGTTCTCAAATGGCGAAGTTTTCACCTCCGGTCAAGGAAGGTCCATGTCCATGAAATTTAAATTCTACCATGATTGCATGGTCATAGCTTCTCACTACCATTTGTTTTTGCCATGAATTTGAATTGGCTgttggaaaattatttttaatataattttccaACGTCAAAGGCAGATTCATaatgttttctgtatgtttttcaCCCACAACATAACAGATTTCTAAATGCATGAAGTAGAGATATTCAAGTATACATGAATGCACGTGCTTATAGCCTAACCCATGGATGACTTTGCCCTTTTACTGCTCCAGCTGTGTGAATCTTTACTGGCTGCTACTGGTGTCGAGATACCAGATGTTTGCACTGCAGCACTGAAGTCTGGGGACATTTCAATCAAAGTATTCAGAGTTTTCAGACTTCCTTGTCTACACCCCTTCCTGTTGTCTGAAGGACGGAAAATGTGTTCATGTAATAAATGTGTGGATATGAAACGGTACCATTGAAAAACCTTGGCTTACAGTTGAATGCAAGTGGCTCAGCTGTGCCATTGTACAGAATTATGCCAAAGAACATTCAAacccctttcccctctccctcccataACCCACCCCACAATCGTCTTGACTATTACTAAATTGCAAAAGACAACTATAGTTTGAAGAAATGTAAACAAGAAAAGCActacaaccaaaaaaaaataaaaaacaggaatgCATGCCATTCACCTT is part of the Anguilla anguilla isolate fAngAng1 chromosome 7, fAngAng1.pri, whole genome shotgun sequence genome and encodes:
- the LOC118232458 gene encoding 5'-nucleotidase domain-containing protein 3-like, which codes for MASMSVKFSRLLWSKGNLPKLVISCSALDSQCAYCKYGERTQQSRWSSSLVRSFPSFNVSNRMKQNLAHQNWTQGTAAMCTSSDGDHDMTNWLWSVYNETKKQTEDLIPVISSNSVNPDTIFANNEISLQDIEIYGFDYDYTLAFYSSHLHTLIFNIARDILIQEHRYPEGLRDYEYIPDFVIRGLHYDVQKALLMKIDAFHYIQLGTVYRGLHPVTDKEVIAMYEGSHVPLEIMSDFYGKSSHGLTMKQFMDIFSLPEMNLLSCVNDYFMKHNIDYEPVHLYKDVKAAIGDVHIKGMMYRAVEADIEKYICYGEQTYAVLKMLSENGKKMFLITNSPFDFVDRGMKYIVGQDWRDLFDVVIVQADKPGFFNDRRKPFRRLTDNGVLLWDRIHHLEKGQIYKQGNLYEFLRLTGWRGSKVLYFGDHIYSDLADLTLKHGWRTGAIIPELRKEIKIMNTEEYVHTMTWLQSLTGLVEHMQVHRDPASQAVVQEWIKEREEMRSRTKSIFNAQFGSLFRTYHNPTYFSRRLSRFADIYMASLSCLLRYDLRHTFFPRRTPLQHEAPYWPETTSAGAMNIPFWGEAGRAKPE